The DNA sequence TAACAAAACAGGTTACTGACCAAACGTAGACCCAATTGAGATTCACAAAAATGAAATTTTTAATGACATTCAATATTTTGTCAGCCATTTCTGGGTAGAGAACTGATATGATGGAAACAAGTAATATAAATACCATGCTCGGTATAAATATTCCCTTGTTCAAAGTAGATTTAAACATAAAAATAGTTTTTTTGGTTGATAATAAAGCGGACGGAAGAAGAGATAGCGCTGTTCCGAACTTTGCGGAACTCATTGTTGAATCTTTAAAAAGTAGCTCTCGAATTCACTAAAAATGAACTACAAATCTGAGAAACATAAAATCAACTGACAAATTAATGACTATAAAATTACTAAAAATATCGGAAAAATATAATTTTTATTTTAAAATTTAGGTCGGCAACTGTCAGATAAAGAGATTGTTATTTAAAAGGTTTTGGAAAAATTGATGAAAAACATTTTGAGCTGTAGTTTTGCAGGCCTTTTAAAAATAGTTCAATAGAAATAGGAAAAATGACGAATTAAAATAGCTGATTAATATTTTCTCTTACTGAATTGACTGTAATTTATATTGTAAAAACAGGAGATTAATTCATAAATCAGAGTAAAAAATTGGTAATTCTTTATTTATTTCACTTGCTAAAGGAAGGTTTTTGGAAGAACTAGTAGCTAGAAATGATATTTACTGCATCTGATTTTTAAATGATTTTTCTACTTAAACTCCCATTAATAAAAGAAAGTACAAAATTTTATAGCATATTTTTTCTTATCGTCCTTTTTGATTACCAACGTTTTATGTTTCAAAAATTAAATATATAGCAAGATTTCCCTATATTTGTTGAGCTCTTAAGGACCAAATATTCTTATGGTATGACGTACAGAAATATCGATTTACAAACGATTTTTATAGTACGGTAGCACGACATATTTTTTTTATTGGTATTCCTAATATTGAAAGTAATAACGATTTCTGTTTTTTCCAATTATAATCAACGTCATTTTTTTCACCCGTATTTTTTAAAATCAGCTTTGTTCATTATTTATACGATTAAATGTATTTATTAGTAAGCACGTTAGCGTTAATTTCAAAGAAAATAAAATGATGTATTTGTCATAGTTGGTAAGGGCGCGAAGCGTTTGGTTTAAAAGATTTAAATATATTTATGAATAAGATCTGTTTCGTTTTGTCACGATTTTGAACATTTTAAATTGCCTTTTTGATAGGCAGAATATTTGGATTGGATTACTTTTGCTTAATCATTATGAGACTGAATAAAAGATATTTCCTATTCACTTTTCTGCTGTTCTTCACAGCTTTGTGTGCAGGTATGCAGGCTCATCATAATGATAATGTTCAATCATTTTCGGAAAATATTTCCAGAAATAGCACCGTACAAAACTTAGATTATCAGAGTCCAACTGGGTTTTACGTCCAAGAGAATACCACTGATGATTCAGATTCAGATTGTGAGGAACTTGAAATAGCAAAATTTGGTTTTTCTGCGATTATTCAAAAATATAAGGATTCTTTTTTAAGAATTTATTTTTGTAATACGCAGCCTATTGCTGTTCACAATCACAACTACACCGCAATGCCTCGATATATTCTATATCATGCGTTAAAAATAGCCGGCTGATAAAATTTCCTTTTTAAGCAGAGGCTTGCTGTGATTTGTATTGACCTACAAATATTTAAAGCAATTTCCATTTCTAATTTTTAGCGATCCATTCATTTGCCTTTTTTCATAAAGGCGAACAAATCAACGGACTTTCAACTTTAAAAATATAATAATATGCATTTAACTCCAAGAGAAACAGAAAAGCTCATGCTCCATATGGCTGGTGAGCTGGCTCTTAAAAGAAGGGCTAGAGGTCTTAAACTAAATTATCCTGAATCCGTAGCGCTCATAAGCCACTTTTTGATGGAAGGTGCCAGAGATGGTAAACGAGTAGCAGACCTCATGCAGGAAGGCGCAAAACTTCTGACCATAGATGATGTAATGCCTGGCGTTGCAGAGATGATCCACGACGTTCAAATCGAAGCAACTTTCCCAGACGGAACCAAGCTTGTAACTGTACACAACCCAATCCGATAAAACACAACAGTATGATACCAGGACAAATTTTTGTAAAAGAAGGTACTATTATCTGCAATGAAGGCAGGGAAACGGTGACCTTAAAAGTAACCAATACAGGTGACCGACCAATTCAGGTAGGTTCGCATTTTCATTTTTTTGAAGTGAATAAAGCCATGAGTTTTGATCGTGAAAAAGCCTTCGGGAAAAGATTGAATATCGTTGCCAGTACCGCAGTTCGTTTTGAACCGGGAGAGGAAAAAGAAGTGTCACTTGTAGAAATAGGTGGAACGAAAAGAGCAATGGGATTCAATAATCTCGTAGATGGCCAAATCGATTCTGAAGAACAGAAAAAAGAAAGTCTTGCCAAAGCGCAACAGTTAAATTATAAAAACTTTTAAGATGAGTTTAAACGTAGACAGAAAACAATACGCCAATATATTAGGCCCCACAGCCGGAGATAAAATCCGCTTAGGTGATACTGAAATCATTATAGAAATCGAAAAAGATTTTACCTATTATGGCGATGAAGCCGTATTTGGTGGAGGAAAAACGATTCGTGACGGAATGGGTCAAAATGTAAGTGCGATGAGAGACGACGGCGTACTGGACCTTTGTATTACCGGCGCAACGATTATTGACCACTGGGGAATTGTAAAAGGAGATATAGGAATCAAAGACGGTAAAATTGTCGGTATTGGTAAAGCAGGAAATCCTGATACCATGGATGGTGTAACCCCAAATATGATCATTGGTGCTTCTACCGAAATTCATGGTGCAAAAGGATTGATTGTTACAGCAGGTGGAATTGATACCCACATTCACTATATCTCCCCGCAGCAAATCGATACTGCTTTATACAGCGGTATTACAACGATGATTGGTGGTGGTACAGGGCCTAATGACGGTTCACACGCTACGACTGTAACACCTGGAAGTTTCAATATCCAGAAAATGCTTGAAGCAGCAGAAGAATATCCAATGAATTTTGGATTCTTTGGAAAAGGAAACTGCGCTGCTGAAGGACCGATTGAAGAGCAGATAGAAGCAGGAGCTTTAGGGGTAAAGATTCATGAAGATTGGGGCGCAACTACAGCTACAATTAATGCAGCTTTAAATGTAGCTGATAAATATGATGTTCAGGTTGCAATCCACACGGATACCTTGAATGAAGGAGGTTTCTTAGAAGATACGATGAAAGCGATTGCGGGACGTACAATCCATACCTTCCATACCGAAGGAGCAGGAGGTGGTCACGCACCTGATATCATTAAAGCAGCGATGTATCCTAACGTACTCCCAGCTTCTACAAATCCTACAAGACCTTACACGGTTAATACGGTAGATGAACATTTGGATATGTTGATGGTTTGCCATCACTTACGTAAAGACATTCCAGAAGATGTAGCGTTTGCTGATTCAAGAATCCGTCCGGAAACGATTGCGGCAGAAGATATTCTTCATGATATGGGCGTATTCAGTATCATGAGTTCAGATTCTCAAGCAATGGGAAGAGTCGGAGAAGTGGTCACCAGAACTTGGCAGACGGCTAGTAAAATGAAAGAGCAGAGAGGAGCCTTACCAGAAGATAAAGATGCAGATAATGATAACTACCGTGCCAAAAGATATGTTGCAAAATATACCATCAACCCTGCAATCGCACACGGTATTTCAGAATATGTAGGATCGATTGAAGAAGGTAAATTAGCTGACTTAGTAGTTTGGAAACCAGCTTTGTTTGGAGTGAAACCCGAAATGATTTATAAAGGAGGTTTTGTAGTAGGTGCGAAAATGGGAGATCCTAATGCTTCTATTCCTACACCACAACCTGTGATTTACAGAAATATGTTCGGTGCTCATGGTAAAGCTAAATTTGGAATTTGTGCCACTTTTGTTTCTCAGATTTCAATAGACAATGGGAAGATCGCATCTTATGGTTTGGATAAAATGATTCTGCCAGTGAAAAACTGTAGAAATATTGGTAAAAAGGATTTGATCCATAATGATAAAACTCCAGAGATCGATGTAAATCCAGAAAACTACAGAGTAACAGTAGATGGCGAATACATTACGTGTGAACCTGCTACTAAGCTTCCTCTAACACAGTTATACTACCTATTCTAAATAATAGAGTTTAAAGGCTCGGAAATCATGCCGAGCCTTTCTTATAAATAAAAAAGAAGCCGGAGTTAGCGGTTCAACGTGGTATTGCAATTTCTAAGAATTTTAATTTTAAAAAAGATTGAAGATTAATGATAATTAATGAAACAATAGGTAATATTTCCGAATATCCGCTTAATGGAAGATCAATAGATTATCTCGATTTAGAGTGGTATGAATCCACCAAAAGGATTCAGCGGAAAAAAACAAGAAGTGGAGCAGATGTCGCCATTAAATTCCTCAGAGAAGGTCAGCGATTAAGAGAAGGTGATATTCTTTTTGAAAACTCAGAAAAAGTGATTGTGGTCAACATCCTGGAAACTGAAGCGATTGTAATGACTCCTTCTTCGATGCTGGAAATGGGTACCGTATGCTATGAAATAGGGAACAAACATATTCCTCTTTTTATTCAGGATGACAAAGTGATGCTTCCTTTCGAAATGCCAATGTTCAGATGGCTGGAAGTGAGCGGATTTAATCCCGAAAGACATTCGGTGAAATTGCTTAATGTGCTAAGATCAAATGTTGAACCTCATGGTCATGGAAGTTTAGGCTCCTCCATATTTACTAAAATATTAAAAATGGCTTCTCCAAAAGATGAATAATATGAATTTGAACTTTTTAGCAGGATTATTACATATTTCCGATCCTACTTTACCGATCGGAGGTTACGCCCATTCAAACGGGTTAGAAACTTATGTACAGAAAAGAATTGTTCACAATCGGCAGACTGCAACAGAATTTGTACAGAACATGCTTCAGTATAATTTAAAGTATAACGACGGCGCTTTTGTGAAATTAGCTTATGAAGCAGCAAAAGAAGGAAATCTGGAGTTGTTGATTAAACTTGATAACGAGTGCAATGCTTTAAAATGTCCGAAAGAAATTCGCCAAGCAAGCCAGAAATTGGGATTGCGTTTAATCAAGATATTTAAGAGAAATGAAAACTCTTCTATAATGGAAGCTTTTGAAAAAGCAATTCAGAATAAGGAAGCCAATTCTCATTATTGTATCGTCTTCGGAATTTTTGCAAGTCAAATGGATATTCCTTTGTATCAAGCGCTTCTCGGATTTTATTACACTTCTGTAACGGGAATGATTACCAATGCCGTGAAATTAGTACCACTCGGACAATTGGACGGTCAGGATATTTTATTCTCGATGTATCCGGTGATGGAAAAAACAGTGGCAGAAACCATCGAGCTTGATCGGGATATGGTAGGACTTTGTAATACGTCCTTTGATATTCGCTGTATGCAGCATGAAAATTTATATTCAAGATTGTATATGTCTTAAAAAAAAACAGAAAATTAATTTAATTAAAAAAATGGAAAACAGAAAATATATCAAGATAGGAGTTGCCGGACCGGTAGGATCAGGAAAAACAGCTTTATTAGAACGTTTAAGCAGAAAAATGTTTGGTGATTATGATCTTGGCGTAATTACCAATGATATTTATACCAAAGAAGATGCGGAATTTATGGCGAAAAATAGTCTTTTGCCACCTGAGAGAATTATCGGAGTAGAAACTGGAGGTTGCCCGCACACTGCGATTCGGGAAGATGCAAGTATGAATTTGGAAGCAGTAGATGAGTTAGCAGGTCGTTTCCCTGAAATTGAAATGATCCTAATTGAAAGCGGTGGTGATAATCTATCAGCTACATTCAGTCCAGATTTAGCAGACGTAAGTATCTTTATTATTGACGTTGCTGAAGGTGAGAAAATCCCTAGAAAAGGAGGACCTGGAATTACCCGTTCAGATCTTTTAATCATTAATAAAATAGATCTTGCGCCGTACGTGGGAGCTAGTCTTGAAGTAATGGAAAATGACGCCAGAAGAATGAGAAATGGAAGTCCTTTCATATTTACCAATCTTAAAACTGATGAAGGTTTAGATAGCGTGATTGGATGGATTAAAAAATATGCGTTGCTCGAGGATGTTGAAGAACCAAATCTTGTAAGATAGATGGACTGCCATTTAAATTTAACCTGCGGATTCAAAAACGGAAAGTCATATGTAAAAGACCTTTACGTAACCCTGCCTTTCCGTGTAGTTTCTGTAGGACAGCGTAAAACGGATAACAAACTCTATCAAATGATCATGAGTTCATCTCCGGGAATTCTGGATGGAGACCATTATCATTTAGATATTTCACTGGAAAAAGGAACAGCTCTTCAACTGCAGTCGCAGTCTTACCAAAGGTTGTTCAATATGAAAGATAAAGCTTTGCAGGAAATTAATGTCTCGATGGAGGATGATACTTCTTTTGCCTACGTTCCACATCCGGTAGTTCCGCATGAAGATTCCAATTTTAAAAGTGAGGCCAAAGTTCATATCGGAAATAACAGTCAGATTGTGATTAGCGAGATTATTACGTGCGGTAGAAAACATTACGGAGAAGTTTTTAAATTAAAACGCTTCCAAAATTTAATGGAAATTTATCACAACAATAAATTAATCATTAAAGATAACGTACTGATTCAGCCAGATTTGATTCCGATTAAAAGTATCGGAAATCTGGAACAGTACACACATCAGGGAACGCTAATTTTTTACAGTACTAAAGATGAGTTGAAAACTGGAGAACTGATCGAAAGAATTCTTAAAGATGCAGAAGCTCATCATGAAGAAATGGAGATCGGAATATCAACCATGGAAAACAACGGTTTTGTGGTGAGAGGATTAGGACATGGTGGAGAAGTAATGTATAATTTCTTCGTTCATATTCAGGAAATTCTTTGGGCATTAGATTAAAAAAATAATTAATAAATGGACAGCACAATTTGGGCACTTTTATTGAGTGCAATATCAATAAGTTTTATACATACCGCCTCCGGGCCTGATCATTATCTGCCTTTTATCGTTCTGTCAAAATCGAAAAACTGGAGCGGTATAAAGACTGCAATGTTAACGGTAGTTTGCGGATTTGGTCACGTGATGAGTTCTTTGGTGCTGGGATTTATCGGCGTTTTCTTAGGTTGGCAGCTCAATAAAATTTCTTGGTTTCAGGATCTGAGAGGAAACTTTTCGGGCTGGGCATTGCTGACTTTTGGTGCGATCTATCTTATTTATGGAATCGTTCAGGCAATTCGAAACAGACCGCACAAGCATTTCGATGTAATGGGAGATGATGTTTACGTTTTTGAACATAATCATGGCGAAGTGGTAAGACCTCAGAACAGAATAAAAGTAACACCGTTTGTTCTTTTTATGATTTTTGTAATGGGACCAAGTGAACCTTTAATTCCATTGCTTTTTTATTCCGGAGTGAAACATTCCATGACAGAAATCTTTGTTTTAGTAAGTTCTTTTACAATTACTACGGTTTTAACAATGTTGGGAATGGTTCTGTTGGGTCGCTATGGTTACTCATCATTATTTAATACAGAAAAATTAGAACGCTATATGGGAGTGGTAAGTGGAGCTGTAGTAACTTTGTGCGGAATCGGAATGGTTTTCTTGGGATGGTAATGAACCTTTTTAATTTCAGAAAATTTGACCTAAAATAAGCTGAATAATTCATCATTTATTAATTAAAACCTCAACGTTTCAAATCTTATTTAAATCTCAACTTAGTACACTTTACGCTGTACATTATACAACAAACAATTATGGACAAATATTTCGAAAAAGTACCTTTTATAGACAATGTTCTAAAGGGAATCGGGCAGATTATGCTGCAGGAAAACAGATGGACCGGCCTTTTATTTCTCATCGGTATTTTTATGGGAAGCTGGCAGGGTGGTATTGCCGTTTTGTTATCTACTGGCGCCGGAACTTTCATCGCCATGAAACTGAATTATGACAAATCTGAAATTGACGCAGGTTTATACGGTTTCAGTGCAGCATTGGTGGGCGTTGCCTTATCTTTTATATTTCAAACGACCTTATTGGTGTGGATTCTTATTATCATCGGTGGAGCCTTGGCAAGTATCATCCAACATTTTTTTATCAAGAGAAAAATTCCGGTATTTACTTTTCCTTTTATTATTATCACCTGGATCGTAGTTTTTGCGTTGCACCATTTTACGCAAATCCCACCGTCGGATATGATAAGTGCAAAAATAGAAACGGTGGATTATGATGATTTTATTACCAGTATTAGTGGGTTTGGCGAAGTAATCTTTCAGGGCAGCTTATTTTCGGGGATTATTTTCTTTATCGCCGTTTTTATCAATTCTCCTGCTGCCGCACTTTATGGTTTGGCCGGATCGCTATTGGCATCCTCTATTTCTCATTTTAATGGGGAATCAATTGATGAAATTCACATGGGACTATTTGGTTTTAATGCCGTACTTTCGGCAATTGTTTTTTCAGGCTTCAAAAAAGCAGATGGTTTTTGGGTGCTTATTGCAGTAGTAATTACCGTTGCAGTTGATGATTTATTAATTGACTTTGAGGTTCTTAGTCCGGTAGGTGGAGTGCTTACTTTTCCTTTTGTTGTTGGGACCTGGATTACGCTTCTTATACAAAAAGGAATTATTCCATTAAAAAAAATGATTGTTAAATAATTAAAAAATAGGATGAAGTTTAATAAAGCAGCTATTGTTTTTCTTGCAGTTTCTCTTAACGGAGTAATCTCTGCACAGGAGAAAATCACAGAAAAACAGATCGTAGTTAAAGATGCAGACGAAAAAACTCCGATTTCAGGAGTCTTGCTTCAATATAATCAAGGCACCAGTCATGAACATTCAGCGACCGACGGATCTTTCAAATTTTCTTTAAAATCATTACCGGATACTCTTGTAATCAGTCATCCAGGTTATGACGATGTGAAATGGATTGTTCAGGATAATGAAGCTAAAAATAATGTTATTTTTATGCAGCATAAACCTTTTCAGATCTCGGAAGTAGCTATTAATCACAGTTCCTTTTTATCGGCAATTACCAAGGTTGATCTTAATAAATCTCCAGTAAATTCCGCGCAGGATTTACTCCGTAAAGTACCGGGATTGTTTATTGCGCAGCACGCAGGTGGAGGGAAAGCAGAACAGCTTTTTTTAAGAGGTTTTGATGCTGACCACGGAACAGATGTAAGCGTTAATGTAGATGGAATGCCTGTAAATATTGTTTCCCATGCACATGGACAGGGATATTCTGATTTACACTTTGTGATTCCTGAAACCGTTAACAATATTGATTTTGGAAAAGGAGCTTATTACATGGATCGCGGTGATTTTGATACTGCCGGTTATGTTGATTTTCAAACGTATAACAGGTTGAAAAATAGCATGGTGAAATTAGAAGGCGGCTCTTTTAATTCCAAAAGAATATTAGGAATGTTTAATATTCTAAACGATGAAACAGGTAGAAAAGGCGCTTATATTGCAACGGAATATAATTATGCCGATGGGCCTTTCGATGTAAAACAGAACTTTAACAGAGTCAATATTTTCGGTAAATATAACCAATGGTTGACCGATAACGATTATTTTAATCTTCAGTTTTCTACCTTTAATTCCAGCTGGAATGCTTCCGGACAAATCCCTGAACGTGCTGTTGATGAAGGAATCATAGATCGATGGGGAAGTATTGATCCTACAGAAGGAGGAAAAACTTCTCGTACTAATCTTCAGATGAATTATAAACATATCATTTCACCGTCTGAACAAATCGATGCGATGGCTTGGTATTCAAAATATAATTTTAATCTCTATTCCGATTTTACTTTTTATTTACACGATAAAGATAACGGTGATGAAATTCAACAAACCGACGGCAGAAATATTTATGGTACAGAGGTAAAGTATACGAAGAATTTTACTCTTAATAATGGTACAGTTGACTGGATTTCCGGAGTTGGTTTTAGAAACGATGATATTAATACATTGCAGTTGAATCACGTTTATCACAGAGATTTGTTGCTCGATCGTCTTTCGAATGTTACCGGAACAGAAACCAATCTTCATGCTTTTTCCGGCTTAATCTGGAAAACAGGAAAATGGACCGTGAATCCTGCTTTAAGAGTGGATCACTTTATTTTCAATATGCATGATTTATTGAATATCGATCAGCTTCCTTCCGGACAATCTGATGAAGCAACAAGAGTGAGTCCTAAATTAAATTTCTCCTATGCGGTCAATGACAATGTATTGTGGTTCTTAAAAACTGGAATGGGTTTTCACTCCAATGATATAAGAGTAGTTGTACAGGAAAACGGAGACAAAATATTGCCCTATTCCGTAGGTGGAGATTTGGGAGTACGGTTACATCCTTTCAAATCATTGATCATTACGCCAACTTTGTGGTATATGTCTTTACAACAGGAATTTGTTTATGTTGGAGACGATGCAGTTGTCGAACCTTCAGGCAGATCCAGACGTTACGGTGCTGATCTTGGCATCCGCTTTCAGCCGTTGCAGAATATTTATATTAATGCTGATTTTAATTATTCTCACGCAAGATTCGTAGACGAAGAAAAAGGACAAGATTATGTGCCGCTCGCTCCAGTAATCACGAGTACAGGATCTGTAAACTGGGATTTTCTAAATGGTTTTTCTTTAGGGCTTCAGTACCGCTATTTAGGTGCCAGACCTGCCGACGAAGAAGACGGTATCCGCACAAAAGCGTATTTCGTTAATGATTTAATGCTTTCTTATAACCGTCCAAAATGGGGCGCTAATCTACAAGCGAATAACCTTTTTAACGTCAACTGGAATGAAGCGCAATTCGCGACCGAAACCCAGTTGAGGAACGAACAGCAATCTGTTACAGATTTAACATATACGCCAGGAAACCCATTCGGAATAAAAATGGGAGTTTATTACAAGTTTTAAGATCAGGTACTGATTTATTTCCAGCACTAAATTTGTATTTATTTTTTTTAAAACTATAAATAAAGGAATGGAGGTATTATCCAGTTTTAATTATAAAAAACTATTTCTGCTCAATATCACCGAGAAGATATTGGCTAATAATGCAGAAATCCAACTTTACCGGCTTGAGAATTATCTTAAAGGAATTCTCATGCCGGTAATTCCTTATCGTACCACCTTTAATTTTATCATCTTTATTACCAAAGGCCATATCAAGCAATACTTGGATAATAAAGAATATGATGCCGAGAAAGGCGATGTCATTTTAATCCAGCAGGGAATTATTACGGCAACCATCGAATTGTCAGATGATATTGAAGGTTTTTTTCTGGTATACGAAAATAGCATTCTGTCTGAACAGGAACTTCCAAAGCATAAAACAAGTATCTTTTTTATGACGCCTTTCCGGACGTTGGACAGTCTAACTTACGGAACGATTACCCAGCTTCTTGTCATCATGGAACAGGAATTTTTGCTGAATAATTTGGATGTCAATGAAGTGTTGATCACCATGCTTCATCTTATTTTAATTAAAATGCTTCATACCGACTTAAGCAGCGTCCGCAAATCATCCACCCGTCCGATGGAACTGTCATTGCAGTTTCGGGATCTTTTATTTAAGTACCACGTAGTTGAAAAAAGAGTAGCTTTTTATGCCGATAAGCTTTCCGTTACAGAAAATTATCTTAATAAATGTGTCAAGAATGTGACCCAGAAATCACCCAAACAGTGTCTCAGCGAAATGGATGTTAATTACAGCAAGGTGCTTCTTCATTCAAGTAAAGATATCGCCGAGATTGCTTATGAACTCAATTTTCATACTGCTTCTCACTTTACGCAGCTTTTTAAAAAGATTGCCGGGATTACTCCGAAAGAATACAGAGCGCAGTTTCTGAATAATAAAGGAATTGTATCATAAATTGTTTTTAGTTTTCAAGAATTTTATGAGCAGCTTGATTCGAAAGAATCTACATTTCAGTCAGATTCTCTCTATTTCAAAATTGAATTAAAAGCCGATTTTTATTATTCGGCTTTTAATTCAATTTTGAAATCATCTGTTAAGCGTAAAACCCCTTCAACTAAACTTTCCGGATGTTCTGTAAACCCTTTGAGCTTACTAGATTTTCCTTTGGTAATAATATCCTGAATCTGTTTTTCGGTCAGCTTTTTTCCAAACAAAACGAAAGGAACTTTAAAGCCACAACCTTTGTAATTCGAACAACCAATGGCAGTTTTACCTTTCATTAATTTGTTTTCTTTACACTTTGGACAATCTTCCTCTTCCCAAATAATCGTCGTAATTTTTCGCGGAGTTGGTTCTTTCTTTTCTTTGGGTTTTACTTCTTCCTGAAAGGAGATAACTTTTGCTTTTTCATTAATAACGTTTCGCGTTAACTCGGTTACCATCGTAATCAGCTCCTCTTTAAATTGATTCGCCTCATATTCACCACGCTCAATTTTTCTTAATTTAAATTCCCATTCACCTGTTAATTCCGGGCTTTTTAGCAATTCATCC is a window from the Kaistella flava (ex Peng et al. 2021) genome containing:
- the ureA gene encoding urease subunit gamma produces the protein MHLTPRETEKLMLHMAGELALKRRARGLKLNYPESVALISHFLMEGARDGKRVADLMQEGAKLLTIDDVMPGVAEMIHDVQIEATFPDGTKLVTVHNPIR
- the ureB gene encoding urease subunit beta; this translates as MIPGQIFVKEGTIICNEGRETVTLKVTNTGDRPIQVGSHFHFFEVNKAMSFDREKAFGKRLNIVASTAVRFEPGEEKEVSLVEIGGTKRAMGFNNLVDGQIDSEEQKKESLAKAQQLNYKNF
- the ureC gene encoding urease subunit alpha yields the protein MSLNVDRKQYANILGPTAGDKIRLGDTEIIIEIEKDFTYYGDEAVFGGGKTIRDGMGQNVSAMRDDGVLDLCITGATIIDHWGIVKGDIGIKDGKIVGIGKAGNPDTMDGVTPNMIIGASTEIHGAKGLIVTAGGIDTHIHYISPQQIDTALYSGITTMIGGGTGPNDGSHATTVTPGSFNIQKMLEAAEEYPMNFGFFGKGNCAAEGPIEEQIEAGALGVKIHEDWGATTATINAALNVADKYDVQVAIHTDTLNEGGFLEDTMKAIAGRTIHTFHTEGAGGGHAPDIIKAAMYPNVLPASTNPTRPYTVNTVDEHLDMLMVCHHLRKDIPEDVAFADSRIRPETIAAEDILHDMGVFSIMSSDSQAMGRVGEVVTRTWQTASKMKEQRGALPEDKDADNDNYRAKRYVAKYTINPAIAHGISEYVGSIEEGKLADLVVWKPALFGVKPEMIYKGGFVVGAKMGDPNASIPTPQPVIYRNMFGAHGKAKFGICATFVSQISIDNGKIASYGLDKMILPVKNCRNIGKKDLIHNDKTPEIDVNPENYRVTVDGEYITCEPATKLPLTQLYYLF
- the ureE gene encoding urease accessory protein UreE, with translation MIINETIGNISEYPLNGRSIDYLDLEWYESTKRIQRKKTRSGADVAIKFLREGQRLREGDILFENSEKVIVVNILETEAIVMTPSSMLEMGTVCYEIGNKHIPLFIQDDKVMLPFEMPMFRWLEVSGFNPERHSVKLLNVLRSNVEPHGHGSLGSSIFTKILKMASPKDE
- a CDS encoding urease accessory protein UreF, with the translated sequence MNLNFLAGLLHISDPTLPIGGYAHSNGLETYVQKRIVHNRQTATEFVQNMLQYNLKYNDGAFVKLAYEAAKEGNLELLIKLDNECNALKCPKEIRQASQKLGLRLIKIFKRNENSSIMEAFEKAIQNKEANSHYCIVFGIFASQMDIPLYQALLGFYYTSVTGMITNAVKLVPLGQLDGQDILFSMYPVMEKTVAETIELDRDMVGLCNTSFDIRCMQHENLYSRLYMS
- the ureG gene encoding urease accessory protein UreG produces the protein MENRKYIKIGVAGPVGSGKTALLERLSRKMFGDYDLGVITNDIYTKEDAEFMAKNSLLPPERIIGVETGGCPHTAIREDASMNLEAVDELAGRFPEIEMILIESGGDNLSATFSPDLADVSIFIIDVAEGEKIPRKGGPGITRSDLLIINKIDLAPYVGASLEVMENDARRMRNGSPFIFTNLKTDEGLDSVIGWIKKYALLEDVEEPNLVR
- a CDS encoding urease accessory protein UreD codes for the protein MDCHLNLTCGFKNGKSYVKDLYVTLPFRVVSVGQRKTDNKLYQMIMSSSPGILDGDHYHLDISLEKGTALQLQSQSYQRLFNMKDKALQEINVSMEDDTSFAYVPHPVVPHEDSNFKSEAKVHIGNNSQIVISEIITCGRKHYGEVFKLKRFQNLMEIYHNNKLIIKDNVLIQPDLIPIKSIGNLEQYTHQGTLIFYSTKDELKTGELIERILKDAEAHHEEMEIGISTMENNGFVVRGLGHGGEVMYNFFVHIQEILWALD
- a CDS encoding urea transporter; amino-acid sequence: MDKYFEKVPFIDNVLKGIGQIMLQENRWTGLLFLIGIFMGSWQGGIAVLLSTGAGTFIAMKLNYDKSEIDAGLYGFSAALVGVALSFIFQTTLLVWILIIIGGALASIIQHFFIKRKIPVFTFPFIIITWIVVFALHHFTQIPPSDMISAKIETVDYDDFITSISGFGEVIFQGSLFSGIIFFIAVFINSPAAALYGLAGSLLASSISHFNGESIDEIHMGLFGFNAVLSAIVFSGFKKADGFWVLIAVVITVAVDDLLIDFEVLSPVGGVLTFPFVVGTWITLLIQKGIIPLKKMIVK
- a CDS encoding TonB-dependent receptor; translation: MKFNKAAIVFLAVSLNGVISAQEKITEKQIVVKDADEKTPISGVLLQYNQGTSHEHSATDGSFKFSLKSLPDTLVISHPGYDDVKWIVQDNEAKNNVIFMQHKPFQISEVAINHSSFLSAITKVDLNKSPVNSAQDLLRKVPGLFIAQHAGGGKAEQLFLRGFDADHGTDVSVNVDGMPVNIVSHAHGQGYSDLHFVIPETVNNIDFGKGAYYMDRGDFDTAGYVDFQTYNRLKNSMVKLEGGSFNSKRILGMFNILNDETGRKGAYIATEYNYADGPFDVKQNFNRVNIFGKYNQWLTDNDYFNLQFSTFNSSWNASGQIPERAVDEGIIDRWGSIDPTEGGKTSRTNLQMNYKHIISPSEQIDAMAWYSKYNFNLYSDFTFYLHDKDNGDEIQQTDGRNIYGTEVKYTKNFTLNNGTVDWISGVGFRNDDINTLQLNHVYHRDLLLDRLSNVTGTETNLHAFSGLIWKTGKWTVNPALRVDHFIFNMHDLLNIDQLPSGQSDEATRVSPKLNFSYAVNDNVLWFLKTGMGFHSNDIRVVVQENGDKILPYSVGGDLGVRLHPFKSLIITPTLWYMSLQQEFVYVGDDAVVEPSGRSRRYGADLGIRFQPLQNIYINADFNYSHARFVDEEKGQDYVPLAPVITSTGSVNWDFLNGFSLGLQYRYLGARPADEEDGIRTKAYFVNDLMLSYNRPKWGANLQANNLFNVNWNEAQFATETQLRNEQQSVTDLTYTPGNPFGIKMGVYYKF